A single Ochrobactrum sp. BTU1 DNA region contains:
- a CDS encoding M81 family metallopeptidase — translation MKLFIAGLDTETNTFSPMQTGLEAFSENLIAYGDATQKPLNCCSSQLFVWREAAQKRGWHVVESLCAVAEPGGRTTRLVYEHFRKTILDDLKAAMPVDAVMLALHGACVADGYDDVEGDLISHIRMLVGTTTPIAVELDLHCHITDAMTTNASMIMTYKEYPHTDIEKIASQLFSLVEGTLAGQIQPTMATYDCRLVSIFHPHKSPLRDIVDRMKKMEGQNGVLAVSFGHGFPWGDVADVGAKMLVVTDNDPDKAARIAENFGREIYDAREQMRGDYLTVDDALDRAIAIEQGPVVLADVSDNAGGGAPGDSTFILHRILERGIENVASCLYWDPVAVRMCREAGEGAVLDLRIGGKIGKVSGDPLDLTVKVRRIASGVTQHFGPTPLSIGDAVWVSTGSIDIVLNTVRTQTFHPECMSALGLDPSKKKIVTVKSSNHFRAGFEPIASNIFYVSAPGALQPRFEDLPFTKLTKPYWPRVADPMTQ, via the coding sequence ATGAAGCTTTTCATCGCCGGGCTGGACACAGAGACCAACACATTTTCACCTATGCAAACAGGCCTTGAAGCATTTTCAGAAAATCTCATTGCTTACGGAGACGCGACCCAGAAGCCTTTGAACTGTTGTTCATCACAGCTTTTCGTCTGGCGTGAAGCCGCGCAAAAACGTGGCTGGCACGTAGTTGAAAGTCTATGCGCTGTCGCGGAACCCGGTGGAAGAACCACACGTTTAGTCTACGAACACTTCCGCAAAACAATTCTCGACGATCTTAAAGCAGCCATGCCAGTCGATGCAGTCATGCTCGCACTTCATGGCGCATGTGTTGCAGACGGTTATGACGACGTAGAAGGTGATCTGATTTCACACATTCGCATGCTTGTCGGTACGACAACCCCGATCGCTGTCGAATTGGATCTCCATTGCCATATCACAGATGCCATGACCACAAATGCGTCGATGATCATGACGTACAAGGAATACCCACACACCGATATTGAGAAAATCGCGTCCCAGCTTTTTTCTCTTGTGGAAGGTACACTAGCAGGCCAAATCCAGCCAACCATGGCCACATATGATTGCCGCCTTGTCAGCATTTTTCACCCACATAAATCTCCACTGCGTGACATAGTCGATCGCATGAAAAAAATGGAAGGACAGAATGGCGTGCTTGCGGTTTCGTTTGGGCACGGCTTTCCATGGGGTGATGTTGCAGATGTTGGAGCTAAAATGCTGGTTGTCACCGATAATGATCCAGATAAAGCTGCACGCATCGCTGAAAATTTTGGTCGAGAAATATACGACGCACGTGAACAAATGCGTGGCGATTATCTGACAGTTGATGATGCGTTGGATCGTGCCATTGCTATAGAACAAGGCCCAGTGGTGCTCGCCGATGTTTCCGATAATGCTGGGGGCGGCGCGCCCGGCGATTCAACGTTTATTTTGCACCGCATTCTTGAGCGTGGCATCGAAAATGTTGCTTCTTGCCTTTATTGGGACCCTGTTGCAGTACGAATGTGTCGAGAGGCTGGTGAAGGCGCAGTTTTGGATTTAAGGATCGGGGGCAAAATAGGAAAAGTATCTGGCGATCCGCTCGACCTTACGGTCAAAGTGAGGCGAATTGCATCTGGAGTTACTCAGCATTTTGGACCAACACCGCTTAGTATTGGTGATGCCGTATGGGTTAGTACAGGTAGCATCGACATTGTTTTGAACACAGTACGTACACAAACGTTTCATCCAGAATGTATGTCCGCATTGGGTCTCGACCCATCCAAAAAGAAGATAGTGACGGTGAAATCCAGCAACCATTTCCGGGCTGGTTTTGAACCTATCGCGAGTAATATTTTTTATGTTAGCGCGCCAGGTGCATTGCAGCCTCGTTTCGAAGACTTGCCATTTACCAAGCTGACAAAGCCATATTGGCCGCGCGTCGCCGATCCAATGACTCAATAG
- a CDS encoding FAD-binding oxidoreductase, producing the protein MTDTIVLGAGMVGVSTALALQERGHNVVLVDRREPGQETSYGNAGIIQTEAVEPHAFPRSLREILSIAIKRGNDVDWQLRDMPHLAGPLWRYFSYSAPQSYAQTVATYSRLVVRASEDHARFIGPAGADDLVVRKGWRVVYRTRAKFEEAAVRAERLKQLYGIANAVLGKSDTAAVEPTLQCELAGAVHWTSPWTCRDPGELVQRYASLFVARGGTFAIGDATTLQQDTGGWRVVSQEGPISAQNIIVALGPWSSELLKVFGYRVPMVFKRGYHRHFAIEQEPQIATLDVENATFIAPMNKGLRILTGAHMTPLGTPASARQMLRAEAAARELFMFKDPIEDNPWLGTRPCMPDMLPVVGPSRHKGLWFHFGHGHQGFTLGPTTATLLAEQFDAQNLDPLMARLLPTSRSWF; encoded by the coding sequence ATGACTGACACAATCGTTCTTGGGGCCGGTATGGTCGGTGTTTCTACCGCTCTTGCGTTACAGGAGAGGGGGCACAACGTAGTTCTTGTTGATCGCAGGGAGCCGGGGCAAGAAACGAGTTATGGCAATGCAGGTATCATCCAGACTGAGGCAGTTGAGCCGCACGCGTTCCCGCGTTCGTTGCGTGAAATTCTTTCAATTGCCATAAAACGCGGCAACGACGTTGATTGGCAACTGCGTGATATGCCACATCTGGCTGGGCCGCTCTGGCGTTACTTTTCATATTCAGCACCTCAATCTTATGCCCAAACGGTTGCGACATATTCGAGGCTGGTTGTGCGAGCGAGCGAAGACCATGCAAGGTTCATAGGGCCCGCTGGTGCAGATGATCTGGTCGTCCGGAAAGGCTGGCGAGTTGTATATCGCACACGCGCAAAATTTGAAGAAGCAGCGGTGAGGGCGGAGCGCCTAAAGCAATTATATGGCATAGCAAATGCAGTACTTGGTAAAAGTGATACAGCTGCGGTTGAGCCGACACTACAATGTGAGCTAGCAGGTGCTGTGCACTGGACGTCCCCATGGACCTGTCGTGATCCGGGAGAGCTGGTTCAACGGTATGCATCGCTTTTCGTTGCACGCGGGGGAACATTTGCAATCGGGGACGCAACAACACTACAGCAGGATACTGGCGGCTGGCGAGTCGTGTCGCAGGAGGGCCCGATATCCGCGCAGAATATTATAGTTGCTCTCGGACCCTGGTCGTCCGAGCTCCTGAAAGTGTTTGGTTACCGCGTGCCTATGGTTTTCAAGCGGGGATATCATCGGCACTTCGCGATTGAACAAGAACCGCAAATTGCGACACTGGACGTGGAAAACGCCACTTTCATTGCACCAATGAATAAGGGGTTACGTATTTTGACCGGTGCGCACATGACCCCACTGGGAACTCCCGCCTCTGCACGGCAAATGCTGCGCGCTGAAGCCGCGGCGCGAGAACTTTTCATGTTTAAGGATCCGATCGAAGATAATCCATGGTTGGGTACGCGGCCTTGCATGCCCGACATGTTGCCGGTCGTAGGACCAAGCAGACACAAAGGTTTATGGTTTCACTTCGGCCACGGCCATCAGGGATTTACGTTAGGGCCAACCACAGCAACTCTTCTGGCTGAACAGTTCGATGCTCAGAATTTGGATCCGCTTATGGCGCGTTTGTTACCGACATCCAGGAGTTGGTTTTAA
- a CDS encoding DNA polymerase IV — translation MSEQPVINSSEQGFCRDCLSLQKLESARRCRACGSPRLLRHAELYKLSLAHVDCDAFYASVEKRDNPELRDKPLIIGGGKRGVVSTACYIARIHGVRSAMPMFKALEACPQAVVVKPNMEKYVKVGREVRQFMHELTPLVEPISIDEAFLDLGGTERLHRAPAAMVLARFAKRVEAEIGITISVGLSYCKYLAKVASDLEKPRGFSVIGEMEALDFLRDKPVSMIWGVGRSFNTKLESDGIRTIGQLQTMDEGTLMKAYGTMGQRLFRLSRGQDSRQVEPEHDMKSVSAETTFNKDLSEAGDLVPVLRALSEKVSQRLKASDIAGRTVVLKLKTQDFKLRTRNRQLADPTQLADRIFRTGLQLLEKELDGTRFRLLGIGVSELSSDERADPPDLVDTQAAKRAVAEGAIDRLRDKFGHSAVETGYTFSKGNLARPQTPSDRETDK, via the coding sequence ATGTCCGAACAACCCGTTATAAACAGTTCAGAACAGGGCTTTTGTCGCGATTGTTTGTCGCTGCAAAAGCTGGAATCAGCGCGCCGTTGTCGAGCTTGCGGCAGCCCGCGCCTTTTGCGCCATGCCGAGCTATACAAATTATCGCTCGCCCATGTGGATTGTGATGCATTTTATGCCTCCGTAGAAAAGAGAGACAATCCTGAATTGCGTGACAAGCCGCTGATAATCGGCGGTGGAAAACGTGGTGTGGTTTCAACGGCTTGCTATATTGCGCGCATTCACGGCGTACGTTCTGCGATGCCTATGTTCAAAGCGCTTGAAGCCTGTCCGCAAGCTGTTGTTGTCAAGCCCAACATGGAAAAATACGTTAAGGTCGGCCGTGAAGTTCGGCAGTTTATGCACGAACTGACACCACTGGTGGAACCGATTTCCATAGACGAAGCATTTCTCGATTTGGGTGGCACAGAGAGACTTCACCGTGCACCAGCCGCTATGGTGCTTGCTCGTTTTGCCAAACGTGTTGAAGCGGAAATCGGCATCACCATTTCCGTAGGTCTATCCTATTGCAAATATCTCGCAAAGGTTGCATCCGACCTTGAAAAACCGCGAGGTTTCTCCGTTATAGGTGAAATGGAGGCTCTCGATTTTCTTCGTGACAAACCGGTCAGCATGATCTGGGGTGTCGGAAGATCATTCAATACAAAGCTCGAAAGTGACGGTATTCGCACCATTGGACAACTTCAGACGATGGATGAAGGCACGCTCATGAAGGCTTATGGCACGATGGGGCAGCGTTTGTTTCGCCTTTCACGCGGACAGGACAGCCGACAAGTTGAGCCTGAGCACGATATGAAGAGCGTTTCAGCTGAAACCACGTTCAATAAGGATCTTTCAGAGGCTGGTGATTTGGTGCCCGTGCTGCGCGCACTGTCTGAAAAGGTCTCACAGCGCTTAAAGGCCAGTGATATCGCTGGACGCACCGTGGTTCTGAAGCTCAAGACACAGGATTTCAAACTTCGAACGCGTAATCGGCAGTTAGCCGATCCGACGCAACTGGCGGACCGGATTTTCCGCACTGGTCTGCAGCTTCTTGAAAAGGAATTGGATGGAACCAGATTCCGTCTACTTGGCATCGGCGTAAGTGAGCTTTCATCGGATGAGCGTGCTGATCCACCCGACCTCGTTGATACTCAAGCTGCAAAACGCGCCGTGGCTGAGGGGGCTATCGACCGTCTGCGTGACAAATTTGGCCACAGTGCCGTGGAAACAGGATATACATTTTCAAAGGGCAATCTCGCGCGCCCCCAAACCCCGTCCGATCGTGAGACAGACAAATAA
- a CDS encoding XRE family transcriptional regulator, with the protein MNDAKSSLGDILRDIRNRNQWTLAEVSAMTGLAVSTLSKVENNQMQLTYDRLIELAQGMNIDIAELFGTIASPDATSNVMGRRTYTKSGEGKSIITQNYDYLYLCTEIYKKAMVPILAVAHARTLEEFGPLIHHKGEEFFYVVEGELELHSEIYAPLRLKKGDSAYFDAMTGHAYLSVSEEPAQILCVCSTPETELVSTLVNQQTIKFSTN; encoded by the coding sequence ATGAATGATGCGAAATCGAGCCTCGGCGACATTCTGCGAGACATTCGCAATCGCAACCAATGGACGCTCGCCGAAGTAAGCGCGATGACAGGGCTGGCCGTGTCTACTCTCTCCAAGGTCGAGAACAATCAAATGCAGCTCACCTATGATCGGCTTATTGAGCTTGCGCAGGGAATGAATATCGACATTGCCGAGCTTTTTGGCACAATCGCCAGTCCCGATGCCACATCAAATGTTATGGGCCGCCGTACATACACGAAATCGGGCGAGGGAAAATCGATCATTACGCAGAACTACGATTATCTTTATCTCTGTACCGAAATATACAAGAAGGCGATGGTGCCTATTCTGGCTGTCGCACATGCCCGCACCCTCGAAGAGTTCGGCCCGCTTATCCATCACAAAGGTGAAGAGTTTTTCTACGTCGTTGAAGGAGAGCTTGAACTGCACTCGGAGATCTATGCACCTTTGCGCCTCAAGAAAGGTGACTCTGCGTATTTTGATGCAATGACGGGTCATGCCTACTTGAGCGTTAGTGAAGAACCTGCACAAATCCTATGTGTCTGCTCCACACCTGAAACTGAACTGGTTTCCACTCTCGTCAACCAGCAGACGATAAAGTTCTCAACCAACTAA
- a CDS encoding creatininase family protein: MTKEVEWARMTAPALREIAGKPGALAILPIGSLEQHGPHLPVITDTASASAASIRAARQVANEIPIAVLPGQWLGMSEHHLPFGGTITLDYETLSRVIRCIVRSLKAIGFSRLFIVNGHGGNIDPLAVAARELAVEFGMPIVVSTPWMLASEDAAKIFEVDGGPHHACEGEASVMLAIAGDTVKSEMFGQAFGNQQHPVDVPADVSRFYSFAERAPITGTWGDPRSATAEKGEKFLDLHAREIVKLIRNEVLWTKPDPVWTAGRGLGTTEGRTE; encoded by the coding sequence ATGACCAAGGAAGTAGAATGGGCGCGTATGACCGCCCCTGCTCTTCGTGAAATAGCGGGTAAACCCGGTGCGCTGGCCATCTTACCGATTGGCTCGCTAGAACAGCATGGACCGCACCTGCCGGTGATCACAGATACTGCTAGTGCTTCGGCAGCGTCCATCCGGGCAGCACGTCAGGTCGCTAACGAAATTCCAATTGCAGTCCTTCCCGGGCAATGGCTTGGTATGAGCGAACACCACTTGCCTTTCGGCGGAACGATTACGCTTGATTATGAAACTCTCAGCCGGGTCATCCGCTGTATAGTGAGATCGTTGAAGGCAATCGGCTTCTCACGTCTATTTATCGTTAATGGTCATGGCGGCAATATTGATCCACTTGCTGTAGCGGCCCGCGAACTTGCTGTCGAATTTGGAATGCCGATTGTCGTCTCCACACCTTGGATGCTAGCAAGCGAAGACGCAGCCAAAATCTTCGAGGTCGATGGCGGACCACACCACGCTTGCGAGGGCGAAGCTTCTGTCATGCTCGCGATTGCCGGTGATACTGTGAAGTCCGAAATGTTCGGTCAGGCCTTTGGCAATCAGCAACATCCCGTTGATGTGCCAGCAGATGTTTCGCGCTTCTACTCATTTGCGGAGCGCGCACCCATCACCGGAACGTGGGGTGATCCGCGTAGCGCGACTGCCGAAAAGGGCGAAAAATTCCTCGACCTTCATGCACGAGAAATTGTGAAGCTGATCCGCAATGAAGTGCTTTGGACCAAACCCGATCCCGTTTGGACAGCGGGACGCGGCCTTGGAACAACTGAAGGCAGAACCGAATAA
- a CDS encoding DUF3572 domain-containing protein: MKTLLSRADAENLAVEALVWLAQDKDLLPRFLALTGIEASSIRSAAQEPGFLAGVLQFFLGHEPTLIRFCEETGRDPALIEKAMALLPGGINNHL; the protein is encoded by the coding sequence ATGAAGACGCTGTTAAGCCGAGCCGACGCTGAAAACCTAGCGGTAGAAGCGCTTGTGTGGTTGGCTCAAGACAAGGATCTATTGCCGCGTTTTCTCGCACTCACCGGAATTGAAGCATCATCTATTCGCTCTGCTGCACAGGAACCGGGCTTTCTCGCAGGCGTGCTCCAATTCTTTCTCGGGCATGAACCAACTTTGATACGCTTTTGCGAAGAAACAGGGCGCGATCCTGCCCTTATAGAAAAGGCCATGGCACTGTTACCGGGGGGCATTAATAACCATCTTTGA
- a CDS encoding response regulator, with product MTKSVMIVEDNELNMKLFRDLIEASGYETIRTRNGLEALDLAREHRPDLILMDIQLPEVSGLEVTKWLKDDEELRHIPVIAVTAFAMKGDEERIRQGGCEAYISKPISVPRFIETIKSYLGDA from the coding sequence ATGACGAAAAGTGTCATGATCGTCGAGGACAACGAACTTAATATGAAGTTGTTTCGCGATCTTATCGAAGCCAGCGGATATGAAACAATCAGGACACGAAACGGTCTTGAGGCACTTGATCTTGCGCGCGAACATCGTCCCGATCTTATTTTGATGGACATCCAGCTTCCGGAGGTTTCCGGTCTGGAAGTGACCAAGTGGCTTAAAGATGATGAGGAATTGCGGCATATCCCAGTGATTGCGGTGACGGCCTTCGCCATGAAAGGCGATGAAGAACGCATTCGGCAGGGAGGCTGTGAAGCCTATATATCCAAGCCGATCTCGGTGCCACGGTTTATAGAAACCATAAAGTCATACTTGGGTGACGCTTAA
- a CDS encoding ABC transporter substrate-binding protein, whose product MAAAAALSGVALAPAMSKTLVYCSEGSPEGFDAALYTTNSTWDASAETIYDRLTKFESGTTNVVPGLAESWVISDDNLEYTLKLRQGVKFHTTESFTPTRDFNADDVLFTYNRQLDKQHSWNNYFVGAGWEMFNAMDMATIIKEVVKVDDHTVKFVLNQPDASLLAKLALNFGSIMSAEYAEQLDKAGQREDLDHKPVGTGPFRFVDYQTNAAIRFASNADYWDGAPKVDDLIFVIATDASTRMQKLKAGECHIAAYPAPADVADLKKDPNLIVMEQPGLNVAYLAMNTLNEPFGKVEVRRALNMAIDREAIVDAVYQGMGQAAKSVLPSTMWGYNADIKGYSYDPVAAKKLLDEAGVKDLKMKIWAMPVSRPYMPNARRAAELMQADLGKVGINVEIVSYEWGEYLKKARDKQRDGAIVLGGTSDNGDPDNLLSYFFSCSGVGGSNNANWCYQPLEDILQKARVSSNKDERTKLYQQAQAIISDQAPWVPLAHSTVVLPMSNKVKNYVMEPLGSHRFEKVDIEE is encoded by the coding sequence TTGGCAGCAGCGGCAGCACTTTCTGGAGTGGCACTAGCTCCGGCTATGTCCAAGACGCTTGTCTATTGTTCGGAAGGCTCGCCCGAAGGCTTTGACGCCGCGCTCTATACTACCAACAGTACATGGGATGCGTCTGCAGAGACGATTTATGATCGACTAACCAAATTTGAAAGTGGCACAACAAATGTCGTTCCGGGACTGGCCGAAAGTTGGGTTATATCCGATGACAATCTCGAATATACACTGAAACTACGTCAGGGCGTGAAATTCCACACGACAGAGAGTTTCACTCCCACCCGCGACTTCAATGCGGACGATGTGCTTTTCACTTATAATCGTCAGCTCGATAAACAGCATTCCTGGAACAATTACTTCGTGGGTGCTGGTTGGGAAATGTTCAATGCAATGGACATGGCGACGATTATCAAAGAAGTCGTCAAAGTTGACGATCACACAGTCAAATTTGTGCTAAACCAGCCCGATGCTTCATTGCTTGCAAAGCTCGCTTTGAATTTTGGTTCAATTATGTCTGCTGAATATGCAGAACAACTGGACAAAGCCGGACAGCGTGAGGATCTTGACCATAAGCCAGTTGGTACCGGGCCTTTTCGCTTTGTTGATTATCAAACCAACGCAGCAATCCGCTTTGCTTCAAATGCTGACTATTGGGACGGCGCTCCCAAGGTTGACGATCTGATCTTCGTGATTGCAACAGACGCCTCCACCCGTATGCAAAAGTTGAAGGCAGGCGAGTGCCACATTGCTGCCTATCCTGCTCCGGCCGACGTTGCGGACTTGAAGAAAGATCCAAATCTCATCGTGATGGAACAGCCCGGATTGAACGTCGCTTATCTGGCGATGAACACGCTGAATGAACCATTTGGTAAGGTGGAAGTACGGCGTGCATTAAACATGGCAATTGATCGTGAAGCCATTGTCGATGCCGTTTACCAGGGCATGGGTCAGGCTGCAAAAAGCGTGCTGCCATCAACCATGTGGGGTTACAATGCTGACATCAAAGGGTACAGCTATGATCCCGTTGCAGCAAAGAAGCTTCTGGATGAAGCTGGGGTCAAAGACCTGAAGATGAAGATATGGGCGATGCCTGTCAGCCGGCCTTATATGCCAAACGCACGTCGCGCTGCGGAATTGATGCAAGCAGATCTTGGCAAAGTTGGCATTAATGTGGAGATCGTTTCCTATGAATGGGGTGAGTATCTCAAAAAGGCGCGCGACAAACAGCGTGATGGCGCAATCGTTTTGGGTGGAACCAGCGATAACGGCGATCCGGACAATCTGTTAAGCTATTTCTTTAGCTGCTCAGGCGTCGGGGGAAGCAACAATGCTAATTGGTGCTACCAGCCGCTTGAGGACATTTTGCAAAAAGCGCGCGTGAGCTCTAATAAGGATGAGCGCACTAAACTTTATCAGCAAGCGCAAGCCATTATCAGCGATCAGGCGCCTTGGGTACCATTGGCGCATTCCACTGTCGTGCTGCCAATGTCCAATAAAGTCAAAAACTATGTGATGGAGCCACTTGGTTCACATCGTTTCGAGAAGGTCGATATTGAGGAGTAA
- the rnk gene encoding nucleoside diphosphate kinase regulator has protein sequence MSEKNRKKPKIVVSDIDHERLTILAGNVSEKLEEVAEELMQELDRAKVVPQKKLPADVVRMGSMVEFRSNDGHERKVTLVYPGEADIAQGKISILTPIGTALIGLTPGQSMSWIARDGKAHELSIISVSNAEAVSAA, from the coding sequence ATGAGCGAAAAGAATCGCAAGAAGCCAAAGATCGTCGTCAGCGATATTGACCATGAGCGCCTGACAATTCTGGCCGGCAACGTCTCCGAAAAGTTGGAGGAGGTGGCCGAGGAGTTGATGCAGGAACTCGATCGCGCAAAAGTCGTGCCGCAGAAAAAGCTGCCTGCAGACGTCGTTCGCATGGGTTCGATGGTAGAGTTTCGCTCAAACGACGGTCATGAACGCAAAGTAACGTTGGTTTATCCCGGCGAGGCAGACATTGCGCAAGGCAAGATTTCTATTCTAACCCCAATCGGTACTGCTCTTATTGGCCTTACTCCGGGCCAGTCCATGTCGTGGATTGCACGTGACGGCAAAGCCCATGAGCTGAGCATTATCAGTGTATCGAATGCTGAAGCCGTAAGCGCTGCATAA
- a CDS encoding phage terminase large subunit — MNSLADSSLEEIKRAIEDEPFLKDYYEIGEKYVRSIDGRISFAFAGFDRNIASIKSKDRLLLCWVDEAEPVTDHHSLKPTPGCR; from the coding sequence ATGAACTCACTAGCCGACAGCTCGCTAGAGGAAATCAAACGAGCGATTGAGGACGAGCCATTCCTCAAGGATTATTATGAGATTGGCGAAAAGTACGTCAGATCGATTGATGGGCGCATATCATTTGCATTCGCCGGCTTCGATCGCAACATCGCTAGCATAAAATCTAAGGACCGTTTGCTGCTATGCTGGGTTGATGAGGCTGAGCCTGTCACAGATCACCATTCATTAAAACCAACTCCTGGATGTCGGTAA
- a CDS encoding alanine racemase, protein MRPALLLETTLSDHAAIEAFNRPTPTDLPTPYVEIDEERLIRNLKAMQQRANQAGVALRPHIKTHKNLAIAGWQLELGAIGVTASKPQEALVFVEAGVPSVTIAYPIVRSESIEQLVRCAKAHQTELFFIAAHGMGVEAIGLAAETHGVKLGVFLKIDVGLGRVGVKPRDPATVKLAEKISQHPHLNFAGLLSHAGHSYGSKSVEQLTSIAYKEAQDLLELAEKLKKSGIEVPQISVGATPTCLGAAIPEGITEIRPGNYAFLDRTALRLGIASSDDLSLSVIATVVAHNDHHFIVDAGSKTLSSDLGAHGSGGSGFGIAVNVGDATQAWEVERLSEEHGFVRFSHTPPAIGNRVRIFPNHSCAVVAQFDRVTLRKLDGRPHTLSTDARGRQI, encoded by the coding sequence ATGCGGCCGGCACTACTGTTGGAGACAACATTGTCTGACCATGCGGCAATCGAAGCTTTCAATCGCCCAACACCCACCGATCTTCCTACACCTTATGTGGAGATCGACGAAGAGCGTTTGATACGTAATCTCAAGGCGATGCAACAGCGGGCCAATCAAGCCGGCGTTGCATTACGACCTCATATCAAGACCCATAAAAATCTTGCAATCGCGGGATGGCAGCTTGAGCTCGGAGCAATTGGCGTTACAGCTTCTAAACCGCAGGAAGCGCTTGTGTTTGTGGAAGCCGGCGTGCCTTCGGTGACAATCGCGTATCCGATCGTCAGGTCTGAATCTATTGAGCAGCTTGTTCGGTGTGCAAAAGCCCATCAGACCGAACTCTTCTTCATTGCGGCTCATGGGATGGGTGTTGAGGCCATTGGGCTAGCAGCCGAAACACACGGCGTGAAACTTGGCGTCTTTCTAAAAATCGATGTCGGGCTAGGTCGCGTCGGCGTTAAGCCGCGAGATCCCGCAACAGTCAAATTAGCTGAGAAGATTTCACAACACCCTCATCTTAACTTTGCAGGACTATTGTCGCACGCTGGCCACTCTTATGGCAGCAAGTCTGTCGAGCAGCTGACGAGCATTGCCTATAAGGAAGCGCAAGATCTGCTCGAACTTGCCGAAAAATTGAAAAAGTCAGGCATCGAAGTGCCCCAAATATCGGTGGGCGCAACACCAACGTGTCTTGGCGCAGCTATTCCGGAAGGGATCACTGAAATAAGGCCAGGAAACTATGCCTTTCTGGATCGCACTGCACTTCGTCTGGGTATCGCATCTTCGGATGACTTGTCTCTTTCAGTGATTGCAACGGTCGTTGCTCATAACGACCATCATTTCATTGTCGATGCAGGTTCAAAAACTCTGTCATCCGACCTTGGCGCACATGGCTCTGGTGGCAGTGGTTTCGGGATTGCGGTCAATGTGGGCGACGCCACCCAAGCATGGGAAGTGGAACGTCTTTCGGAAGAACATGGGTTCGTTCGTTTTTCCCATACGCCACCGGCAATCGGTAACCGCGTTCGCATTTTTCCAAATCACTCCTGCGCGGTTGTCGCACAATTTGACCGGGTCACATTGCGCAAGCTCGATGGAAGACCACACACTTTATCGACCGACGCCAGAGGCCGACAAATTTAA